From Anaerohalosphaera lusitana, one genomic window encodes:
- a CDS encoding NifU family protein — protein MCDNCGCGEKSFDAKVSEVIEQVRPMLQNDGGDIELVGIDEDNTVKVRLQGACRGCPGAAMTLKMGVERLLKERVPEVKEVVAVQ, from the coding sequence ATGTGCGATAATTGTGGATGCGGAGAGAAAAGTTTTGACGCAAAGGTAAGCGAAGTGATCGAGCAGGTCAGGCCCATGTTGCAGAACGACGGCGGGGACATCGAGCTGGTTGGCATTGACGAAGACAACACCGTAAAAGTACGGCTGCAGGGCGCCTGCCGCGGTTGCCCAGGTGCCGCAATGACCCTGAAAATGGGCGTAGAACGCCTCCTCAAAGAACGCGTACCCGAGGTGAAAGAAGTAGTAGCCGTACAATAA
- the ilvB gene encoding biosynthetic-type acetolactate synthase large subunit: MSNNPSPGASAPKPIRKPGSQIIVDTLIEQGVDTMFGYLGGVVLPIFDKIYDSPINFVIPRHEQGGCHMADAYARATGKPGVIIATSGPGATNLITGLATAMMDSVPLIALTGQVRTDLIGNDAFQEADITGITRPITKHNVILKDTKDVAQTLREAFHIATTGRPGPVLIDIPVDVAMGEAEVTPPEKIKLPGYKIRHRGHSRQVTTAANAINNSLRPVLYVGGGVIASGAFDELRMLAEKAHIPVTTTLLGLGAWDQTKEGSLDMLGMHGAAYANYAVQDADLLIAVGARFEDRVTGKLKTFATNATTIHIDIDPSSISKNVRVDIPVVGDAKQTLSELARQVEYRERKEWFDKIAEWKEKFPLFYDRNADTIKPQYVIEELYNQTKDSEATIVTGVGQHQMWAAQFYKYSRPRQLITSGGLGTMGFGLPAAIGAQVARPGKLVIDIDGDSSFNMTLQELATAVQYELPVKVVLLNNGYMGMVRQWQELFYNKRYSCSYLTNPNFAKLAQAFGAAGITVEDKSAVPGAIEQMLKETKPCVVDFRVEPEENVWPMVPAGKSLHEMDGLDIFESMA; encoded by the coding sequence ATGTCTAACAACCCATCTCCGGGTGCGTCCGCGCCCAAACCCATCCGTAAACCCGGATCCCAGATCATAGTCGACACGCTCATCGAGCAGGGTGTTGACACGATGTTCGGGTACCTCGGCGGCGTGGTCCTGCCGATCTTCGACAAGATCTACGATTCGCCGATCAACTTCGTCATCCCGCGACACGAGCAGGGCGGCTGTCACATGGCTGACGCTTATGCCCGCGCAACGGGCAAACCCGGAGTCATAATTGCAACTTCGGGCCCAGGTGCGACAAACCTTATTACGGGTTTGGCGACCGCGATGATGGACTCGGTACCGCTTATCGCCCTGACGGGCCAGGTTCGAACCGATCTGATCGGCAACGACGCGTTCCAGGAAGCCGACATCACCGGCATCACCAGGCCGATCACAAAACATAACGTCATATTAAAGGACACAAAGGACGTCGCCCAGACACTTCGCGAGGCGTTCCATATCGCCACTACCGGCCGGCCGGGCCCTGTTCTGATCGACATACCGGTTGACGTTGCGATGGGCGAAGCGGAAGTTACGCCGCCGGAAAAGATCAAGCTGCCGGGCTATAAGATCCGCCATCGCGGCCACTCGCGACAGGTAACGACCGCTGCGAACGCTATCAACAATTCTCTGAGGCCCGTACTCTACGTTGGCGGCGGAGTCATCGCGTCGGGCGCGTTCGACGAGCTGCGAATGCTGGCTGAAAAGGCACACATCCCGGTAACGACGACGCTGCTCGGGCTGGGAGCATGGGATCAGACGAAAGAAGGCTCGCTCGACATGCTCGGCATGCACGGTGCTGCTTATGCGAATTATGCGGTTCAGGATGCCGATCTGCTCATCGCGGTCGGTGCACGCTTCGAGGACCGGGTAACAGGCAAGCTCAAAACTTTTGCCACGAATGCGACAACCATACATATCGATATTGACCCGTCGAGCATCTCCAAGAATGTTCGCGTCGACATCCCCGTTGTAGGCGACGCCAAGCAGACGCTTAGCGAACTCGCCCGCCAGGTCGAATACCGCGAACGCAAAGAGTGGTTCGACAAGATCGCTGAATGGAAGGAAAAGTTCCCGCTTTTCTATGACCGTAATGCGGACACGATCAAGCCGCAATACGTGATTGAAGAGCTTTACAACCAGACGAAGGACAGTGAAGCCACCATCGTAACCGGCGTTGGTCAGCACCAGATGTGGGCCGCTCAGTTCTACAAGTACTCGCGACCCCGCCAGCTCATCACGTCCGGGGGACTCGGCACTATGGGCTTTGGTCTGCCCGCGGCTATCGGCGCACAGGTCGCACGGCCAGGCAAACTGGTCATCGACATCGACGGTGACAGCTCGTTTAACATGACCTTGCAGGAACTGGCGACCGCGGTTCAGTACGAGCTGCCGGTCAAGGTCGTACTGCTCAACAACGGTTACATGGGCATGGTTCGCCAGTGGCAGGAACTGTTCTACAATAAGCGTTATTCCTGCAGCTATCTGACGAATCCGAACTTTGCGAAGCTCGCACAGGCTTTCGGAGCGGCGGGCATAACTGTCGAAGACAAATCGGCCGTACCGGGCGCGATCGAACAGATGCTCAAAGAAACAAAACCTTGCGTTGTGGACTTCCGTGTCGAGCCGGAAGAAAACGTCTGGCCTATGGTGCCGGCCGGAAAGAGTCTGCATGAAATGGACGGTCTCGACATTTTCGAAAGCATGGCATAA
- the ilvN gene encoding acetolactate synthase small subunit → MKHILSALVQNEPGVLAHVSGMFAARAFNIDSLAVGRTDDPKLSRMTIVVVGDDRMVEQVRKQLAKIVSVVKVQDFAGKDTVARDLMLLSVAAPAEKRPEIFALIEMFNAKVVDIGPKFVMVEVSGPEAKIEAFIEACKPYGVKNVARTGTIAMPRQPRSNSQE, encoded by the coding sequence ATGAAACATATACTTAGTGCACTAGTACAAAACGAACCAGGCGTTCTCGCACACGTTTCCGGCATGTTTGCAGCAAGGGCGTTCAATATTGACTCGCTCGCTGTCGGCCGAACGGATGACCCGAAACTGAGCCGAATGACCATCGTTGTCGTCGGCGATGACCGCATGGTAGAACAGGTCCGCAAGCAACTTGCGAAGATCGTCTCAGTAGTGAAGGTCCAGGACTTCGCAGGCAAGGATACCGTTGCACGCGATCTGATGCTGCTGTCGGTAGCGGCGCCTGCGGAAAAACGGCCTGAGATTTTCGCCCTCATCGAGATGTTCAACGCAAAAGTTGTAGACATTGGACCAAAATTTGTTATGGTAGAGGTTTCTGGTCCCGAAGCTAAGATCGAGGCTTTCATCGAAGCATGCAAACCATACGGCGTCAAAAATGTTGCTCGTACCGGTACCATCGCAATGCCGAGACAGCCGCGATCGAATTCTCAGGAATAA
- the ilvC gene encoding ketol-acid reductoisomerase, with the protein MANIYYENEAPIDALKGKKVAVIGYGSQGHGHSQNLRDSGIDVAVAELEGTDNFNLAKEHGFNPTDIKTAIDGAALIIITLPDEVQAKVYNSDIAPNLQPGQTLGFCHGFNIIFGYIQPPENTNVVMIAPKGPGHLVRAEYEKGGGVPCLIAVEQDATGDAKDVALAWANGIGGARAGIIETTFKEETETDLFGEQVVLCGGLTALIKAGFETLVDAGYQPEIAYFECLHEVKLIVDLMYQGGLSYMRYSISNTAEYGDLSRGSRIITDETKAEMKKILSEIQTGEFAKEWVAEYQGGMKKFNELYEKDYTSKLETVGRKLRSMMKWIDAKEV; encoded by the coding sequence ATGGCAAACATATACTACGAAAACGAAGCACCTATCGATGCGCTTAAAGGCAAGAAGGTCGCCGTCATCGGCTACGGCTCACAGGGCCACGGCCATTCGCAGAATCTGCGTGACAGCGGCATCGACGTAGCAGTCGCCGAACTCGAAGGCACGGACAATTTCAACCTCGCCAAAGAGCACGGCTTTAACCCGACCGACATCAAGACAGCTATCGACGGCGCGGCGCTGATAATCATTACGCTGCCCGATGAGGTCCAGGCGAAGGTTTACAATTCGGACATCGCTCCGAACCTCCAGCCCGGTCAGACACTTGGTTTCTGTCATGGCTTTAACATCATCTTCGGCTACATCCAGCCGCCTGAGAATACCAACGTTGTAATGATCGCCCCGAAGGGTCCGGGCCACCTCGTTCGTGCTGAGTACGAAAAAGGCGGCGGCGTACCTTGTCTGATCGCTGTCGAACAGGACGCGACAGGCGATGCAAAAGACGTGGCTCTGGCATGGGCGAACGGCATCGGCGGTGCTCGCGCGGGCATCATCGAGACCACCTTCAAGGAAGAGACCGAAACCGATCTGTTCGGCGAACAGGTTGTTCTCTGCGGCGGCCTGACCGCTCTGATCAAGGCGGGTTTTGAAACTCTCGTTGATGCAGGCTATCAGCCCGAGATCGCATATTTCGAATGCCTCCATGAAGTCAAGCTCATCGTCGACCTGATGTATCAGGGCGGTCTGAGCTACATGCGGTACTCGATTTCGAACACTGCTGAGTATGGCGATCTGTCACGCGGGTCACGGATCATAACGGATGAAACCAAGGCCGAGATGAAGAAGATCCTCTCGGAGATCCAGACTGGCGAATTTGCAAAGGAATGGGTCGCAGAGTACCAGGGCGGCATGAAGAAGTTCAACGAGCTTTACGAAAAGGACTACACTTCGAAGCTCGAGACCGTCGGCAGAAAGCTTCGCTCCATGATGAAGTGGATCGACGCTAAGGAAGTATAA